The Chryseolinea soli nucleotide sequence TATCCACACCGTCAACCACCTGCATGAAACGGAAGTTGTTCGGGATGTTGAAGCCCCGTGTGTTGGGCACTTTGAAGGTGAGGCTTGATGTGGTCATTTGAACACCCTTCAAATTTTCGAGCGCGTCGTAGAAGCTGGGCGCGGGCGAGTCTTTGATGGCACGGGTATCCATCTTCTCAATGGCCACGGGCGATTTCAATTGTGATTCCTCCACGCGCGAAGCCGTTACCACCACTTCGGCTCCCAACAAGGCGCTGGGCTCCAGCACCAGGTTCACCGTTTGACCGGGCGACGTCACGGAAACTTCTTGTGTTTTGAAGCCCACGAAAGAAGCGGTCAAGGTTACGGGAAGGGATTTTGTCTTTAAGGTAAAGCCACCTTGAAGATCGGTCACGGTGCCGGTCACGGTACCTTTTATTAAAATATTCACGCCCGCCAGCTCCTCGCCGGTTTCGCCGTCGGTAATTTTTCCGGTAATGATTGCGGGGTCTTGGGCCAGGGCACTTGTCGCTAACAGGAGAAGAAAGAGCAGTCGGTAAACATGATTCATATTAACTCTATCGTTTTGGTGGATTTTACGCAAATGTAACATTAAACACTATTAAATCAATAGACGTAAGCGGATTTATAGGATTAATTCTATTTCCCGTCTTTTTTGCAGACGCAATTCGATGTGATTGGCCAGACTGCCATAGGCATCCTGCCCCCCGGGCCGGTGGCCGACAATAAAATTGGAGTGCGCATGAATGGCGTAGAAATACGGCTGATTATCACGACGATCGATAGCGTATTCCACGCTGGCCACCTCCAACTGCGCGGCGCGCGCAATTTTTTCGATGGCTTTAACGACCGTTAGGGAGGGTTGGAAGGGTTCGTTGTCGGCCGTCCAGAAATCAATGTCGTGGGGAGTGCGATAAAGTTTTACGGCGTATTGAAAATTGCCGTTGATCACCTCGGCACGCACCACGTGGTTGCCCTTGGCGGGAATCCATTCCTGGAGGATCCACGGTTGTTCATCGCGCAAGGCCAGCGTTCCATCTTCCCAGCCGTCTTTCAGATCTTGGGTGGACTTGAGCAGCACGGTTTCCGCACCGTGACCGGCGTTGCCTTTCAGGATGATGGGAAATTTGAATTCGGCCGTGGCGGGTTTCAACTGGCTCGCGTGGGTCACTATTCTGGTCGATGGAAAGTCCAGTCCCAGGCTGCGCAGCAACAAAAGCTGCTGCATTTTGGAACGTTGCAACGCAATGGCTACCGAACCGTTGATGACGGGCACGTGCTGTTGCTCCAGGTGTTTCAAGTAGGGCTGCAGGTTTAGGTTGGCCTGTGATGGCCCCTCCACATAGGAGGGATAGCTCATATCATTATAGACCAGGCTATAGGGCACGTCCGTTTCCGACAAATCAAACCATTGCCGGGCAGGATCGAGCTTTACATACGGCAAGCCCCTTCGCTCCAATTCGCGAAACAGGGGATTGAACCATTCTTCATAACTATAAAAAATTCCGATGGGTTTTTCAACAGTGCTAAACATTAGGGCGACGGTTTAGTGAATAAAAAATTAAAACTTAAAAGCGGCGCGGTCGCGCCATGGTGGTAGGTGGTGTATTAACAACAACAGGGTGTCAGGATCAAGCCCTTGACACGGTGACTCCTATTTTGATTTGGTTTTATACCGACTGACATTCTTTGTCTCTGATTATTTCTAAAACAAACTTTAGTAAAAAGTGAGCGTTGCCCATGTTGCCACCGGCAACGCCCTATCATCAGGCTGCTTTGCGAAAAGCAGGGATCAGTTTCTTATGTTTTTTCGTGCTCACAAACGGAAGCAGGTGCAAATACAAAGGCGTCGAGCTCTTCTCGGTTTTGGGTTGATATTTTCCGACGATCATCGGGATATACATCACGCGACGGCGGCTTGCTTCACCGGTCACCGGCGAGGGTGCCACGCGGTGCCATATTCTTCCGTCGTGGATGACGAGGTCGCCGGCTTTGGCCTCCACCAGCACTTCCTTTTCGTCGGCGTAGTTGTTCACGAAATATTTTTTGCGGAACAACAAGTCCCACAGGCCTTGTTTGTGTGTGCCGGGCAGAATGCGCAGGCCACCTTTTTGCGCGGTGGAGTCATCGAGATAGAAACCGATGTTCAGCATGGGGGCCACTTTCTTGCCGTAGAAAATGTCGCGGGCGCTGTCGGTGTGCCAGCCCATGTGGAAGAAGTTGCTGCCTTCCGTGTTCACATAGTGATTGAACACCACACCGTCTTTTTCCTCCAAGCCCAGGCGCGCGCCCTTGGGCATGAGGGCCTTTAAGGCTTCCAGGTTGGGATGCGCGGCAAACCGGCGCACGGCTTCACTGTGTTGATTGGTGAAGGCAAAACGCTGCACGATTTTCTTTCCATTCTCGTCCACGCCATATTTGATCGGTATGCCATTCACCTTCTCCACGCCGCCGGCCACCCACTGCCGCTGCACTTCTTCCGTGGAGCGAATGATCTCCTGCACGGTGTCCTGTGAAGCATAGTTTTCAAAATGAATAAAGCCGTTCTCCTGGAAGAATTTAATTTGCTCTTGCGTAAGTGCGCCCTGAAATGTGAATTTTTTATACGTTGACATGATGATTTCGAATTTTGGTGGTTAAAAACTTAGACGGATGAATTGAGTTTGTATTTATGAACAGATGAGAAGCCTGGTATGCTTAGCATCGATAAGGATACACGAATAGGGCGCGTTTCATGGCGACAGTGTTTTAAAAAGGTTGATGATGGAATTAAGACGTCGGAATCCAGCGCCGCGATCTACCCGGCGGCCATTTCAAAAAAGAAAAAGGGAAATTCCGGAAGATGGCTCAGCAACAACAGCAGGAACAATACGTGCGTTGCATGGAAGATGACGATGCTGAAGGATGAGGATGCACGTTGTGCGAAAGTTGTGTTGTGTTCATGTTCTTCATTTTATATACCCATATTGTTTTCGGGCAGGATGTAGCACTTATTCCTTTCAGAAAGTTGCTAGAGGTTCACAGAGCCTGTTCTCTCCCCTCTTCTTTATAAATGATCGACTTGGTTTGTTTTAATCTCTACCAAATCGATAGACAAACCTAATCTAAAATACAAAACGATGCAAGTCTTATGAAGGTTTCTTTATTTCCAGATTATTTTTTTCAACCCTGTCCATACACCAGGCGCAGATACCACTTCTGCATCGGCCACAACATTGCCAGGCTGACCACCAGCACGCCAGACAAAAGTTCCGGGCGCTCTATTAAATAAGACACATACGTCACCAACACCAGCATGCGCAGGTATTCCAGGTAATAGATCCACCGGCGTTGCTCCAGCAATGCCCCGCAGTTGACCAGTGTGATCAAAATAAAAAACGCACCCACCACTTTTTCCAACGGTTGCGTCTGTTGATAGAACAGCGTGATCAGGAAAAGCACCGCTACCGCCAACCCCAACTGAATGACCAGGTACACCTTAAACCGCACCAACGCATTGGCCTGGCGCCGGTCTGGGATGAAACGTTCCTCCAACAAAGGCCTGATATTTTGGTCCAACACTTCGGGCCTGCCGAAAACGATCCTCAGTTTGTTGCCGATGCCGCTTACTTGTTTTGTCGCGTAGAGGATCTCTAAAAAATAATGAAAGTGTTGCCAGATAAAACTATAGCTCTTCAGGGGATGCGTGAGGCCATAAACCGGCTGCTCTTCTTCTTTTTGAAAGGTGCCAAACAGTTTGTCCCAAAACACAAACAGGTCGCCGTAGTTTTTATTCAGGTATTTTTCATTGGAAGCGTGGTGCACCCGGTGATGCGAGGGCGTAATAAGAATGTGCTCCAGCCACCCCAGCGAACGGATCAGTTGTGTATGCGTAAAGAAAGAATACGTTCCGTGCACCACCAGGATGGTCATGACCATGGCCGGATGAAATCCGATCAAGGGCAACACCGACCAAAACACGTTGCGCACGATGGATTGCAGCGTGGTGATGCGCGCCGAAACGCTGTAGTTGAATTCCTCGCTATGATGGTGCACGATGTGCGCCGCCCAAAACAAGTTGATCTCGTGGCCCAACCGGTGATACCAATACCACACCAGGTCGGTTGCCAAAATGAGGACGACCCACACGCCCCACGTGTTGGGAATGGACCACAAAGCAAAGTGCTCGTAGATATACGTGAACACGCCATAGAAGCTAGCCGTCAAAAACAGGTTTAGCAACCGCTCGGCAATGCCAATGCTGATGTTGGCAACTGAGCTGTCGAAATTGAAAACCTGCGTCTTCCGTTGCCGGATGGCGGCGACATACTCGAGCCCCAAAAACAAAAAGAATGCGGGGATGGCCAGCGCCGCATAGTTGACAGCCTTATTGTTCCAAAAAAATTCTGACATGCTGATTGAAAAGCTTGGGGTGTTCCATCATGGGCACGTGGCCGCACTGGTCTAAAAAAATCACCTGCGATCGTGGCAGCAGGTCGTGAAACTCCAGTGCCACTTCCGGTGGTGTGATCGTATCCTGCCGTCCCCAGATCAGCAACGTGGGTGTGTTAATCTCGCGCAACATGTCCGCCACATTGTGTCGCTGCGCTGCCCGTGCCAACCCAATAATGCTGAGTGTGCGGGTGCGGTTCTGCACGGTCTCATACACTTCATCCACCAATTGTTTGGTCACCACATCGCGTTTATAAAAAGTGTTCTCCACCCGTTCGCGGATGTAGGCATAGTCTTTCACCCTCGGGAATGTGCCACCAAAAGAATTTTCCGTCAGCCCCGAGCTTCCCGCCAACACCAGCTTCTTCACTTTTTCCGGATGACGCCACGCGTAAAGTAACGCGATGTGCCCTCCCAAAGAGTTTCCCATCAGCGTAACGCGTTCCAATCCCATGGCCTCGATAAAATTCTCCACATAGTCCACGAGACTATCCAGTCGCTCGCGCGTCAGGGGCGTGGAATACAAAGGCAACCTGGGAATGAGCACGCGGTGTGTAGCCGTAAATTCAAACGCCACCTGCCCCCAATTGCTCAGGTTGCCAAACAGCCCATGCAACAAAATAATAGGCTCCCCCTCTCCCACATCGAAAAGCGGCACCTTCGGCAATTCTATCGCGTTCACATTTTCTGTCATCATCACTTTTTCCTTTACAACAATTTTTCGCAAGCCAACCCACACATTTGTCGGTGTCCCACCAACAAATTTTTTCGCAAACCCAGTGCCCCGTTCGTGTCGTTCACCCAACAAGTTCACCGAATCAAAATCACCCCGCCTTTGTTGGTGTTCTTCACCAACAAAATTCCGGAGTCAACCTTATCACTACCGAAACAAGATCGAAACCTGTTGTCTCTTCTCCGCCGCCCGAATCACAAACGCAGAATCCTTCGCCGCCACCGCGACCACCGGAAAAGGCAACGCCGGAAAATTATTCACCACCGCTCCCTCTTCTGCAATCACGATCACCGCGCAAGGCTCTGCCGATGCAATCGCCTCTAACCCTTGGAGACTCTTGTCGTCTTGCCACGCATGGGCTTTCGCGATCCGCAACAACACGACTTTGCTCGTATACAAATCAAACTCCGGCTGATACGGGTCAACGGCCACGCCACAGGCACGGACGTTCTTTTGTTTTTGCTTGCAAAGCGAGACAGCATCAATCGACGCCTCGCCAGCTGCGATATAGACTTGCCTGCTCGAAGAAACGGTGTTCGCCTTGCGGGCGGATGCCGAAGGGGATGGATCGTTTGCTGTTGCCTGTTGACGTTCCTGCGCGAGCGTCAAGCCCGTTGTCAGGAGCATTCCGATAAAAAGAAATCTTTTCCATGCGCTACCCATCATTTTCTTTCTCCTTTCAATTGGTGGCTACGGATGCACCCTTTTAACAGACCTACCACCAATAGTTCTGTCAAGCAGGTGCATTCGCCAGCCATTTGGTTAATTCATTGTGCTCATCCTTGTTTGGGATCTTTTGTCGTGATCCGGTGAGATGAGAAATTCTTTTTGGTTTTGTTTCAGTCAACCGGGAGTCCCGGTTTTAGTCCTTCATGTTATGAGGGATTTTATACTGCAAACAACAACAGAAGAAGGGCCGGTGAGGGCGCATGCGGATGGTGGAGTCCGTCTGGTTTGGTGCGTGCAGTTGAGTTTGTTTCATGTTTTGAAAAATTGGGGTTGACGTTACGCAAGTCTGAAGACCGGTGTAATGTTGGTCCAAGTGAAAACACTTGAACCAGCCCCTTTCATGGGGGTAAAGATATAAAAATTTCTCAAAACAAATAAAGTCTATAGTTTTTATAGACTTTATTTTAATTTTTTCTTTTCACCCTCATTTCCCAGGTCTTCAAACGCACGGCTTTTGATTTTGACTCGTCTGGGTTTTTCTCTATATTAATAAGTACACCAGCATCGATAAATAATGAATCCATTCTCAAAAATTTCCTTGTTGGGGAGATGGAGTATTGCAATTATTTTGATTCTGCTTTTCGCGCAAACGGGCAGGGCACAGTCGTATGACAGCTTGCTCTACTCCAGCGACTCCTCAAAAACGATTAAAGCGACAGTGGTGCGTTACGGGGATCAATTGCTGATCTATAAAACACCACGCCCTTTTGCCTTTGTTACGGGCATTCCGAAAAATATTGTGCTGGCGGGCAAAGAATCTTTTTCAAAAAAAGCGCTTCCCGCCTGGGGGCTCATTATCGGTTCTACGCTGGCGTTGTTGCCGTTTGATCATCAAACGGAAGTGGGTGTGCAGAACGTTTGTCATTCGTGGCACATCAGTCCGGATACGGAATACAAGACGATCGTCGGTTTTAAGCTGGGTTCAAAAGATGTACCAGTCTACCAGCTTCCTCAAAATGTAAACACTACGTTCTACTCCATCGGCGAAGGCTTCACCAGCATTGCGATATGTGGAGGCTTATATGTCTATGGCAAAATAAATCAAGACCGGCGCGCCGTGCAGACCGCTTCACAATTATTGCAGGTGCAATTAACGGTCGGTCTCGTCACCCAAGCCATCAAGCGGATCACCGGCCGGGAAAGTCCTTTTGCTGCCACTTCGCCAACCGGTGTCTGGCGGCCGCTACCCGGGTTCAAGGAGTTCACAAAAAACACACCCCGCTATGACGCCTTCCCTTCCGGACACATGGCCACTATGATGGCCACGGTGACCGTGCTGGCTGAGAACTATCCCGAAAAACGCTGGATCCGTCCCGTGGGCTATACCATCATGGTGCTTGTGGGCGCGGCCATGATGAACAATGGCGTGCATTGGGCCAGCGACTACCCGCTTGCCGTGGGGATAGGATACGTCTGCGGAAAAGCTACCGTGAAAATGAATCGGCTAGTACAGTATAAACCGTCGAGAAGACATTAGTCTGCAGCCTTGATCAACCGAACAAGAAATACGCAACGATCAACGTAACGATGACATTAAAAAGCTGCGCGCCCAGGAAAGCATACATGGGTTTTCGCGAATTGGAATTAAACAAGTCGGAGAATTTTGTTTCCAGTCCGATGCTGGTGAAGGCCAGGACAAACCACAGGGTTTGGATGCTCTTGAGGCCATCTTTTACGGCAGCCACTTTTTCGGGGCTGAGAAAAAATGAAAAGAGCAACGATGCGCCTACAAATCCGATAACAAATTTGGGGAATCTTTCCCAGATCACACCCAGTGTGGGCTTCTGATCTTGTTTGGCATCCGGCCCTTTGCTGGCGTAGGTCCAATACACGCTGATGGCAAACGCGGCAAGGCCCAGCAACACGTTTTGTGAAAACTTGACGATGGTGCTGATCTTCAATGCGGTTTCGCCTACCAACGTGCCCGAAGCCACCACAGCACCCGTCGTGTCGATGCTGCCACCGAGCCAGGCGCCGGTCACTTCCTGGGAGAAGCCATAGTAGCGTGCGATGTAGGGCATCACGATCATCATGGGGATGGCCGTGATGAGTACCAGGGAGATCACATAAGAAAGTTTCTTTGTATCGCCTTTGATGGCACCGGCTGTGGCGATGGCTGCCGATACGCCACAGATGGAAACGGCACTGCTGATCATCATGGACAGCTCGTCGTCGACTTTCAGTTTTTTGCAAAGCCAGAACGCAAAATACCAAACGCTGAGCACCACCACCAACGCCTGCACCAGCCCCAACGAACCGGCCTTTAGAATATCGGAAAAGATCACGCCGGTTCCCAAAAGGACCAGCCCGATCTTGACAAACAACTCGGTTGACAGCGCCTCACGAAACCACTGCGGCAAGTTGATGACGTTGCCCACGAGCAAGCCGATCGCGAGGCTGAAGATCACGGCCTCCAGGTTCAAGTCTTTGACACCCTTGTTACCGGCCAGCATCAATGCTACGACAGTAAGTAAATAGACGATCGGAAAGACCGACGCCGCGCGTTTCACCGATTTATTAGTGAGCCACGCCCCTGCCACTGAAAACACAAACACCAAAACAAATTGCGCCCCGATCTTTCCCAGGTTTTGCGCCGTAAAAACTTTTTCCGACAACTCTTGTGCGTTGTTCCAGGAATAGGCGGGCACAGGAACGGTCAGTCCTGCCAGGAAAAGAATGATGATCACAAAACCGAGCACCACAACGGCCCAGTCTTCATGAAGAATTGCTTTGGTTTGCACGGATGCCATGAGTATTGCGTTTGGTCTGGGCGATGAATGGAGGCGATCTCCATCGTTGCCAGGAGCAATTTAGTATTTCCTTAAAAATATAAGCCGTGCGCTGGAATAAATATACAGGAGGTAAATACCGACAAAGCAGGTGTGATGTGGCTGATCAACGGTGCCCTTCCGGAGCCTGGCCTCGCGACCAGGCTCCATAAAAGGGATTTAACCAGTTTAGGTTAATGAGTGCTTTTATTTCGTATGGAAAACGAAAGGGAGAGGTAATTCAGACTGTACCAGAGTTTGAATCCCTCATCCCTTTACCCTAACTACAACCAGAAAATTGTACGCATATATGGGTTGCCAACCAATTTCATTTTGAGATTCACTTTTCATGGCCAATAGACAAGCACATGCCTCGCAGCATTTCTTAAATTTCCAGCTTCACTTTGGTGGGAAATGATGTCAAAAAAATATTGCTTTCTATCAGCAATGCCTAAAACATATTCATCCTTACTCGTTCGATGTTGCCTTTCTTGCGCGACAACGGGACAAAAGTAAAACGAAAATTTTAAATGTCTATCAAATTGGTAGATTTTTATTTTCTCTCAAAAAAATTTTATCAACGATGCAAAATTATGAAAATGATCCAACGACAATGCGCGAGGAAAAACATTTTCGCGCAATTAACAATAATATAATAGAGCGCCGATGGCATGACCGCGCACCGATCAAAAACAACGCACAAAAAAAATCCCTGCGCACGGTCTCGACCACGCGCAGGGACATTCTCTAAATCGTTTGTTCTACTTATTGCACCGCTTTCCGGATGTAGACGTTACCATATTTGGAATCGAACTCATATTTCGGTCCGGTGCCAGGCTTGGCCACGACATAGGTGTGGAAGTCGCCTTGCTTGAAACCTTCCGAGCCGAACTTGGCGTCGAAGTTGGTGTAGATCTCACCGTAGTTTGTTGTGGCGGCCACCTCACCCGTGGCGCGCTCGGTCAACGCCGCATCCACTCCGCCATAGATGGCGTCTACCGTGAGCGGTCCGGTGAAGTCCTTGATCTCCACCATGCCATAAACGGACTCGACACGGGTCTGGAAATTTCGCGGCACCTTGATTTCCACCACAATATCCATATCCAGTCCATACGACATCCGGTCAAATCCACCCCGGCCATGCTCCTGCTCATACTTGTGCAGTTCTTCTTTGTTCTTGAAAACAATTTTGTTAGCGCCGTCCACGATGGTGATGCGGTGAGGAAGGCTCTTCATGTTCTTGATCTCGTTCCGGATCGAGATCGTGTTTCCGGAAACCGAAGTGAGCAGCTCGAACGCATCGTCGTTCTCTCCGTAGTTGATGCTCACTGTGCCCTGCACGCTGATCTCGTTTTTATCCCAAGTGCTCACGCGCACCATTTCGGGGTAGTCGAAGTGCAGCACCACTTGCTGTCCTGGTTTTGCCTCCACCGTCTTGTTGATGGCGGTTTGCGCGAAGTTTGTTAGCGGCATCACCAGCGCGATCAAAATCCCTAGCCTGTTTCTTTTCATAGCGTTAGATTTTTAGAAGCCGTACTCCCCCGCCCTGCCGCGAGGCAAGCCCATTCGGGGGAGTACAGTTCAAGTTATTTCTTCCGGAGATACACGTTGTTGTGTGTGGAAGACAGGGTAATGTCTACTCCCCCGCCGTTTATTTTGGCCGTCACGGTGTCGCTGCTGTATTTATTGAGACCGCCGGCCGTGGTCGCATCCACCTTGAACTCGGGGTCAACAAAGATTTCCCCGTACACCGTGCTCATTTTCACCGAAGCCTTCACCGTGGTGGGCAGTGCGAGGTCTACGTGGCCATGCACGGATACGATGGAGATAGGATTCTTCAGCGTAGCGCTGAGCGAACCTTCGATGTTGCCATGGACCGTATTGATGGTCATGGGGCCTGTCACGTTGGTCAGGTTGATACCGTTGTGAACCGTGGAGATCTCGATCTCGCCCTCGACGTCTTTGATGTTCACCTCGCTGCCGTGGGGCGAAGTGTGGGTGAAGGAAACCGTTACGCCTTTGGGCACTTTGATGGTGATGTCGGGGCCGTCCATGCGTTTCATTTGCTGTACCTCGATCACACCATTCTTGTCGACCACCGACAGGCCGAGTCCGGTGTTGTCTTCCAATCCCATGGCGTTGATGGCGCGCAGACCCTTGGCACGATCGTCGGCGTCGCGTTTGCCGCTTCGGGAGGTGAAGATGATCTCGTTACCGGAGTATCCTTCAATGTCCACGTTATTCAATTCTTTGATTTCCAACCGGCCAGTACTCTTCGCTATTTTGAATTCCTGTGCCTGGATATACCCCAAGGTTGTTATTACCAGGGCGATCGTTGTCATTATCTTTCTCATTGCAGATGCTTGTTTTCGTTTTGTTTGTTTGTTTCGACTGTATTTAAAGTGCTACTCGATAATAGTGCTGGTGTGGGTGTGACTTACGTATACGTATTTGATTTACTACTATGCTTTCACTTCTTTTTCTTCCTCTAGGAGAGCCTCATCAACCCGATGTGGGCTTCGTCTTTCACTGCGGGCAACACGCCTTCTTCGGTGGTGATGCGTTGCAATTCTTCTGTCACGCCTTTCTCTTTCATTTCCACCATGAGGCGGATCAAAGCGATCTGCACCATGGGATCTTTTTGTGTGCTCAGCGAGGCAACTAACATCTTGCGCACATACGGCTGATGTTGGAATTTGCGCAACGCTTCCAGGGCCGCCATGCGCACGTTCGTGTTCGGATCGTCGTTCATGGCTTTCACCAGGGCATTCACGATCTCGTCGTCGGCCTTGACAACACTTTTGTAGGCTACCGTTGCGCCCTCCACGCGTTTGCTTGCCGAATTTTGATTGTCCAGCATGCCGATCAGCAATTGCTTGGTGCGATCCATCTCCTCTTTCATCTTGGTGATCTCTGCGGCCTGTTGTTGTTGTTTGCTGATCCAGAAGCCGATGCCTCCACCCAAAACCAACAGCAATACCGCGGCGGCCACTCTATAGAGCGCGGGCTGAAAGAACACGGTCTTACCGGTTTTCTGTTTGCCCATCTCTTCCTGCAACATCTTGTCGAAGGCCACCTTCAGGTGATCCGACGGTTCCAGGCGCGCCGCGTTGTTCATGGCCTGGATCACTTCCTTGAGTTGTTCGTAAAGCGTAAAGGCTTCTGCATTGCGAACCAATTCCTGCTCCACGTTCTTTCTCTCCTCGTCGGAAAGTTTTCCGTCGATGTAGTCAATGAGCAGGCTTTCCAATTTTTCCTTTTCCATATCGTCTTGGGGATCGCGGGGATCCGTTCAATTTTTCTCCAGTTCAAAATAATATTCGCGAAGCTTGGCCACGGCGCGGTGCACTTTCACTTTGATGTTGGCCACGGTGGTGTTCATGATCTGCGCCACCTCCTCATACTTCATGTGTTGGAAGCGCGTGAGCACCAACAGCTCGCGTTGTTCGTCGGGCAGCATGGCCATGGAACGGTGGAGCAACTTCTCTTTTTCTTCCCAAGGTTCGTCTTCCGTTTCGGGCATGTTGTCTTTCAGTTTTTCCACGTCTACAAAATCGGAGTACTTGTTTTTATGCGCCTGGTAGTGATCCGAAAAAACATTGCGGGCCACCTGGTAGATCCACGATTGAAACCGGGCTCCTTCTTTATAGCTGCCCCGGTATTTGATGATCCGCAAAAAAACGTTCTGGGTCAGGTCTTCGGCCAGGGCGCGGTCCATCGCCAACCGGGCCAGAAAATTGAAGATGCGCTTGTTATAGCGCTCAAAAAGCGTCGATGCCTGCTGAAGATCACCGTTTTTTACGGCCTCCATGATCATTTCGTCTGTCATCAACTCTGTGCTTTTTGTCAATTTTCGTGTTAGTTACCGGTAGGTTAATAAATGGTTACAACCAGATTTACAGATTTTCGGGCAAATAAAAAAAGCCGCACGGGAGTGGGGCTTTTTTGGCATTTCAGAAGAGATTAATAGCAGCAATAGGCCGACAGCGTCATTTTTTGCCGATTTTTTGAGTCTATCCGCGCCGCAATAATAGCTGCATACAATGAAGGCTAAAAACCTCGCAACGCATGAAAGCCTAAGACTTTGCTACTATGCTTCTAAGGGCCAGCGGTAGGGCGGAATATTTGAACTGATAGCCGGCAGCCAAGAGCCGGGCAGGAACGACACGACGGCTTTTAAGAATCAGCTCCGTCTCCGTACCTATAAAAACAGCGCCAAGTTTCAGCAGCCAAACCGGTGAAGGCAAGCCAAACGGCACTTTACAAACCTCCCGCAACGTGCGCATGAAGTCTGCATTGACCACAGGCGTGGGGGAGGTCACATTGAAGGTGCCTTGCAGTGTTTCGTGATCGTAGAGCCAGTGCATGATGGCGGCTACATCGTCTTCATGGATCCAGGTGATGTATTGATGTCCGTTGCCCTGCTTACCTCCTAAACCAGCACGCACCAGGTTGAGCAGACGAGGAAAAGCGCCATCGCTCATGCCCAACACAATACCCACGCGCAACAGTACCTTTCGTGTAGCCGGTGTGTCTTGTTCCCAGAAGATCTTTTCCCACGCTCGACAAACATCAACCGAAAATCCTTCACCCATCTCGCCGGTGGCTTCATCCATGGGACGATCTTCGGCATGGCGATAGATGGTGGCCGATGCACTCTGGATCCAAACGCGGGGTGGCACAGCGGCCCGGCGGACGGCTTCTCCCAGCACACGCGTGGAATCTAAACGGGAATCGAGTATTTCTTTTTTGTTCTCGGGGGTGTAACGGCAGTTCACATTTTTTCCCGTGAGGTTGATCAGCAAGTCGGCGCCGTCCAGTTCGCGCGCCCATATATCGGCCAGGTGCTTGGCATCCCATACCACGGTTCGGA carries:
- a CDS encoding sterol desaturase family protein, with the translated sequence MSEFFWNNKAVNYAALAIPAFFLFLGLEYVAAIRQRKTQVFNFDSSVANISIGIAERLLNLFLTASFYGVFTYIYEHFALWSIPNTWGVWVVLILATDLVWYWYHRLGHEINLFWAAHIVHHHSEEFNYSVSARITTLQSIVRNVFWSVLPLIGFHPAMVMTILVVHGTYSFFTHTQLIRSLGWLEHILITPSHHRVHHASNEKYLNKNYGDLFVFWDKLFGTFQKEEEQPVYGLTHPLKSYSFIWQHFHYFLEILYATKQVSGIGNKLRIVFGRPEVLDQNIRPLLEERFIPDRRQANALVRFKVYLVIQLGLAVAVLFLITLFYQQTQPLEKVVGAFFILITLVNCGALLEQRRWIYYLEYLRMLVLVTYVSYLIERPELLSGVLVVSLAMLWPMQKWYLRLVYGQG
- a CDS encoding alpha/beta fold hydrolase — its product is MMTENVNAIELPKVPLFDVGEGEPIILLHGLFGNLSNWGQVAFEFTATHRVLIPRLPLYSTPLTRERLDSLVDYVENFIEAMGLERVTLMGNSLGGHIALLYAWRHPEKVKKLVLAGSSGLTENSFGGTFPRVKDYAYIRERVENTFYKRDVVTKQLVDEVYETVQNRTRTLSIIGLARAAQRHNVADMLREINTPTLLIWGRQDTITPPEVALEFHDLLPRSQVIFLDQCGHVPMMEHPKLFNQHVRIFLEQ
- a CDS encoding phosphatase PAP2 family protein gives rise to the protein MILLFAQTGRAQSYDSLLYSSDSSKTIKATVVRYGDQLLIYKTPRPFAFVTGIPKNIVLAGKESFSKKALPAWGLIIGSTLALLPFDHQTEVGVQNVCHSWHISPDTEYKTIVGFKLGSKDVPVYQLPQNVNTTFYSIGEGFTSIAICGGLYVYGKINQDRRAVQTASQLLQVQLTVGLVTQAIKRITGRESPFAATSPTGVWRPLPGFKEFTKNTPRYDAFPSGHMATMMATVTVLAENYPEKRWIRPVGYTIMVLVGAAMMNNGVHWASDYPLAVGIGYVCGKATVKMNRLVQYKPSRRH
- a CDS encoding YeiH family protein — translated: MASVQTKAILHEDWAVVVLGFVIIILFLAGLTVPVPAYSWNNAQELSEKVFTAQNLGKIGAQFVLVFVFSVAGAWLTNKSVKRAASVFPIVYLLTVVALMLAGNKGVKDLNLEAVIFSLAIGLLVGNVINLPQWFREALSTELFVKIGLVLLGTGVIFSDILKAGSLGLVQALVVVLSVWYFAFWLCKKLKVDDELSMMISSAVSICGVSAAIATAGAIKGDTKKLSYVISLVLITAIPMMIVMPYIARYYGFSQEVTGAWLGGSIDTTGAVVASGTLVGETALKISTIVKFSQNVLLGLAAFAISVYWTYASKGPDAKQDQKPTLGVIWERFPKFVIGFVGASLLFSFFLSPEKVAAVKDGLKSIQTLWFVLAFTSIGLETKFSDLFNSNSRKPMYAFLGAQLFNVIVTLIVAYFLFG
- a CDS encoding phytanoyl-CoA dioxygenase family protein, which encodes MSTYKKFTFQGALTQEQIKFFQENGFIHFENYASQDTVQEIIRSTEEVQRQWVAGGVEKVNGIPIKYGVDENGKKIVQRFAFTNQHSEAVRRFAAHPNLEALKALMPKGARLGLEEKDGVVFNHYVNTEGSNFFHMGWHTDSARDIFYGKKVAPMLNIGFYLDDSTAQKGGLRILPGTHKQGLWDLLFRKKYFVNNYADEKEVLVEAKAGDLVIHDGRIWHRVAPSPVTGEASRRRVMYIPMIVGKYQPKTEKSSTPLYLHLLPFVSTKKHKKLIPAFRKAA
- a CDS encoding DUF4097 family beta strand repeat-containing protein; this encodes MRKIMTTIALVITTLGYIQAQEFKIAKSTGRLEIKELNNVDIEGYSGNEIIFTSRSGKRDADDRAKGLRAINAMGLEDNTGLGLSVVDKNGVIEVQQMKRMDGPDITIKVPKGVTVSFTHTSPHGSEVNIKDVEGEIEISTVHNGINLTNVTGPMTINTVHGNIEGSLSATLKNPISIVSVHGHVDLALPTTVKASVKMSTVYGEIFVDPEFKVDATTAGGLNKYSSDTVTAKINGGGVDITLSSTHNNVYLRKK
- a CDS encoding ATP-grasp domain-containing protein, giving the protein MFSTVEKPIGIFYSYEEWFNPLFRELERRGLPYVKLDPARQWFDLSETDVPYSLVYNDMSYPSYVEGPSQANLNLQPYLKHLEQQHVPVINGSVAIALQRSKMQQLLLLRSLGLDFPSTRIVTHASQLKPATAEFKFPIILKGNAGHGAETVLLKSTQDLKDGWEDGTLALRDEQPWILQEWIPAKGNHVVRAEVINGNFQYAVKLYRTPHDIDFWTADNEPFQPSLTVVKAIEKIARAAQLEVASVEYAIDRRDNQPYFYAIHAHSNFIVGHRPGGQDAYGSLANHIELRLQKRREIELIL